A segment of the Leptotrichia sp. oral taxon 215 str. W9775 genome:
GGGATGTGGAAAAACTTTCATTGTTTCAGGCAGCCTATTATTTCATAAATTACGTAATAATAGCTTTAAAAAAGACAAAATAAACTTGCATAACAGAATTAGAAAATAAAAATATAATAAGTAAAAATGTAAAGGTGGGAAACAGAAAGATGGCCATGAGCGGAGTAAGAAAAAATTTTTCCTATTTATTTGGGATATTGACGGTAGCAATGTATTTTATTGGACTGATTATAATAAACAGAGGACTGGGATTTAGGAATGCAATGATAATAGTCAGTGCCTTGATTGCCTACTACATAGCAAATGTATATAATGTAGCAACAAATAAGTATAAATTGAAGGATATGACAACGGTAATTGTAATAAACGGGATTTTAATGACTGTTACAACTTTTTCTAAAATATTTACTTTTTATGAAGGGATTGTCCTTTTTGGGATAATAACAATATTTCAGATAGCTTTCAGATATATAGTTATTATGGGGGTAGTTGAAAAGGAAAGAGTTGTATTTGTTGGAGAAAATGACTATACGGAGGATTTGCTTGAAAGTGTGAAAAAGGATGGCCAGTATGTATTTGTGACATCATTGAATAATACTGATATGAAGGCACTTGGAAAGGAAATACTTGAACTATATAATACAAAGAAATTTGATGTGCTTGTGGATTTTACGGATAAACTGTTAAGGGATCCTAAAATAACAGAAAAATTGTTACAATATAAACTTGAAGGATTACAGTATTATAACTATCTGGAATTTTATGAAACATACGAAAATAAACTTCCAATATCTCATTTAAGTCCAAAATGGTTTCTTGAAAATACAGGATTTGAAATATATCATAATAACTTTAACCTTAAGGCGAAAAGGCTTCTGGATTTACTTTTTGCATTACTGATAGGAATATTTGCGGCTCCGGTAATTGTGCTCGCTGCAATAATAGTAAAACTTGAATCTAAAGGGCCGATATTCTTTATACAGGAGAGAATAGGTGAAGGAAATAAGAAGTTTAATATAGTAAAATTCCGTTCAATGACTACTGATGCTGAAAAAGACGGGCCTCAATGGGCATCTAAAAATGACAACAGGGTTACGAAATTTGGGAAAATAATGAGAGCTACGAGAATTGATGAATTACCTCAGCTATGGAATGTGTTACGTGGGGAAATGAGTTTTGTGGGTCCTCGTCCTGAAAGGGAATATTTTATTCAGCAGCTTGAAAAGGAAATACCTTACTATAATTTAAGACATACTGTAAAACCAGGACTGACAGGGTGGGCACAAGTAATGTATCCTTATGGTGCCAGTGTTGAAGATGCTTACAGAAAATTGCAGTATGATTTATATTATATAAAACATCACAGCATTCCATTTGATGTGAAGGTGCTTCTAAAAACAGTAACGATAGTTATTTTTGGAAAAGGAAGATAGCCAAATATAAGTGAAAAGAAGAAAAGAGAAGTATAGTTGTAAAAGACAGAGAAAATAAAATTTATCAGGAAATAAATGGGAAAAGAAAGGGTATTACACATGCATTTAAAGGCATTGGAGCTTGCAGGATTTAAATCATTTGCTGAAAAGACGACAGTTGAGTTTAACAGAGGGATTACCTCGATAGTTGGGCCTAACGGAAGTGGAAAGAGCAATATTCTGGATGCAATTTTATGGGTTTTAGGTGAGCAGAGCTACAAAAATATAAGAGCCAAGGAAAGTTCGGATATTATTTTTTCAGGTGGAAAAAATAAAAAGCCACGTTCCATGGCGGAAGTCAGTCTTATCATTGAAAATGAAGACAGATATCTTGACATAGATTTTTCTGAAGTAAAAATAACAAGAAGAATATATAAAAGCGGAGAAAATGAATACTTTATAAATAACAGACGGGTAAGACTGAAGGATATAAGTAATCTTTTTATGGATACAGGTATCGGAAAACAGGCTTATTCCATAATTGGGCAAGGAAGAGTTGAAAGAATAATAAGCTCGAATCCAAGAGAACTGAGGGAAATTATAGAAGAAGCTGCCGGAGTAAAAAGAGCCAAGGTGGAAAAGGAAGATTCTACGAAAAAGCTGAAGGAAGTAAAAAATGAGATTGAAAAGATAGAGTTTGTTGAAAAGGAACTGGCTACAAGGGTGGGGCATCTAAGGGAAGAAGAAAGAAAAGCAAGACTTTATAAGACTTTTTCTGAAAAAATAGATACTCATAAGCTTATGATTTTAGAATATAATCAGAATGAAGGAAAGAGAAAGCAGGAAGAATTTGAAGTAAAACGTTCCCAGCTTGAAAAAATTATTTTGGAAATACAGGAAGAATATCAGATAAAAAATACTGAAGCTGAAAATATCTCTATAAGTAAAAAAGAAAAATATGAACTTCTAGAAAATGAGAAAAATGCAAATGAACAGATTTTTCTTGAAATGGAAACATTTAGAGATGAGTATGCAAAGCTGTCAGGTCAGCTTTCCAATCTGGATATTCAGGCTGAAGAAAAGGAAAAGAGAAATAAAGTTCTTGAGAAAGATATAAAGGAAAAGGGAGAAATTTTGTCAAAATCTGAAAAAGAACTTTCAGAAATTGTGAAGGAACTTTCAGAAAAGGAAATATCTAAAAATAAAATAGAAGAAAAAGTGGAAGAGCTGAAGGTACGCCATGAACTTTTAACGACAAAATTAAAAAAGGCAACACAGCAAAGCCATGATTTTGAAGTGGATAAAATAAAGGCAACAAGTGAAAATGAAGAATATGAAAAAAGAATTGCCACTGCTGAAATTGTAATGAAAAGACAAGTTGCAGAAAAGGAAGATATGGATGCAGAATTTTCTGAGTTTGTCAGCAGAATGAAAGTTTTTGAGCAGAATAAACTTGCAAAGGAAAATGAAAAGAAAGAAAAAGAGCTGATTTTAAAAGAGGCTGATGCTAAAGCTGAAAAAAGAAGAAAGCAGTATTCAGATATAAATAAGGATTCGGGAGAACTCAGCTATAAATATGAAAACCTTAATGCTAAAAAGAGGGCGAATGAAAATATAATTGAGAAAAATGAAACATTTGCAAGGGCGACAAAGGGAATACTTCAGGAAAATATAAAAGGAGTAATAGGAGCTTTTGTAAATTTAATAAATATTCCTGATGGATATGAGGAAGCGATACAGACCCTTTCTGGAGGGAATTTTCAGGATATTGTTGTAGAAAACAGTGATATTGGTAAAAAATGTATAGCTATTTTAAAGGATAAAAAGCTTGGAAGAGCATCATTTCTGCCAGTTGCAGATGTAAAGGTGTATAAAATTCTGAATGAATA
Coding sequences within it:
- a CDS encoding exopolysaccharide biosynthesis polyprenyl glycosylphosphotransferase, producing the protein MAMSGVRKNFSYLFGILTVAMYFIGLIIINRGLGFRNAMIIVSALIAYYIANVYNVATNKYKLKDMTTVIVINGILMTVTTFSKIFTFYEGIVLFGIITIFQIAFRYIVIMGVVEKERVVFVGENDYTEDLLESVKKDGQYVFVTSLNNTDMKALGKEILELYNTKKFDVLVDFTDKLLRDPKITEKLLQYKLEGLQYYNYLEFYETYENKLPISHLSPKWFLENTGFEIYHNNFNLKAKRLLDLLFALLIGIFAAPVIVLAAIIVKLESKGPIFFIQERIGEGNKKFNIVKFRSMTTDAEKDGPQWASKNDNRVTKFGKIMRATRIDELPQLWNVLRGEMSFVGPRPEREYFIQQLEKEIPYYNLRHTVKPGLTGWAQVMYPYGASVEDAYRKLQYDLYYIKHHSIPFDVKVLLKTVTIVIFGKGR
- the smc gene encoding chromosome segregation protein SMC produces the protein MHLKALELAGFKSFAEKTTVEFNRGITSIVGPNGSGKSNILDAILWVLGEQSYKNIRAKESSDIIFSGGKNKKPRSMAEVSLIIENEDRYLDIDFSEVKITRRIYKSGENEYFINNRRVRLKDISNLFMDTGIGKQAYSIIGQGRVERIISSNPRELREIIEEAAGVKRAKVEKEDSTKKLKEVKNEIEKIEFVEKELATRVGHLREEERKARLYKTFSEKIDTHKLMILEYNQNEGKRKQEEFEVKRSQLEKIILEIQEEYQIKNTEAENISISKKEKYELLENEKNANEQIFLEMETFRDEYAKLSGQLSNLDIQAEEKEKRNKVLEKDIKEKGEILSKSEKELSEIVKELSEKEISKNKIEEKVEELKVRHELLTTKLKKATQQSHDFEVDKIKATSENEEYEKRIATAEIVMKRQVAEKEDMDAEFSEFVSRMKVFEQNKLAKENEKKEKELILKEADAKAEKRRKQYSDINKDSGELSYKYENLNAKKRANENIIEKNETFARATKGILQENIKGVIGAFVNLINIPDGYEEAIQTLSGGNFQDIVVENSDIGKKCIAILKDKKLGRASFLPVADVKVYKILNEYPKKEGVIGFARNIVGCDERIKKIVDFVYGNSIVVKNIEIGTQLLKEGFNDRIVTLEGDIITARGRMTGGYSVRGKDELLERKKELKVIKEKMNEIQNEREELSRKLEKLSEILKAEEKEREKIQKELEVMEGNYREFLKEYDNFSSEYNKRKREIGTLEYEIKQNRDFIASRKEKIKENTEIIENIVKLIEENKLAIAILNNEIEKSENINEYYHELNTIDKEYEILKVKTDSNKSRYAEIKADYEKLVNEKKEVEEFQQKKTVMKEKLTKAIQDKKEEIEGKQKENTEKSQLIKSLEKEIKELEVSEKELIKGVKDIEIKKRDQENEYGKLIEKISENEKKMETYNYELEEIPEERAKNNEEYKEIENETELQAIKRKLSVNERSRTEIGSVNLSAIEEYERENKRYTELVNQKRDLLASRESLLTLIGDIENDIVEKFNIALEEINNNFKYMCETILNGAKGAIRLLDEENMLETGLELSVKYKNKPEQTLMLLSGGEKSMLAVSFIMAIFMFKPSPFTFFDEIEAALDEENTKKIVKLLNKFITKSQFILITHNKETMKGSHRLYGVTMNKEIGESRIISVDV